Within the Gracilinema caldarium DSM 7334 genome, the region GACTGCTTAATGGACTCAGATTGTAGGTCGAAACTGCATTGTCCGCTTCCTTAATTTGGTCTTTCCACATAGATATGAGGGCGGTAAGCTCTGGTTTTGTATGATATTGCATCAATAATTGACTACAGAAAGCTGCGACTTCTTTTAAAAAGTCCGTAAACAGGAGGGACATAGAAAAATTATCCAACTCTTTCATCAATATGAGCAAAATAGAACGGACTGAAGCATTCTCAATACCTTCAAAACCAGGCAAGTGGTGACTGAAATTTTGTAAAATCACAAGGATCTCTTCGTGTTGAACTCTTCGAGCCTGTCGAGCCTTCTGGATAAGGGCAAACATAAATAATCCTGCAGTTCGTGTAATATGTTCGGAAGAAATAGGTAAAAAGGATTCAAGATAGGTTTCTAGAATCGAACTTGTTGTTGTTACTTCTTGATTATTAGTATCCTTAAATACCCGCCTAATTATTTCTAGCTCGGTTTGCAGGTTTCTCTGTTCAAAAGCATAGGATCTCAGACGGGACCGAATGGTCGGCAACAGGGCTGATTTTTTAGTGGTACACATGACAATTTGGCAGGACTCTGGTGGTTCTTCCAGAATTTTGAGGAGCGCATTCCGAGCAGCATCCTGCATACGGTCTGCGTTTTCAATTACTAATAGCTTTCTTCGCCCCGATGGTGCAAGCCTAGCCCAATAAGCGGACCGGCGGATTTGAAAAATAGGGATCGTATCGGATATCCCCTCCCGCTCTAGCTGAAAGGCATTTTTTACGATCGTTGCAGTGAGCTTTTCACGCTCTTGTACATCAACCTGAAAAGAACTGAGCTCCTCGATGAATTCGTTACATTGGGTGATGATTGGTGCCAATTTAGTAAGCCGTGACTCTTCGCCTTCCCAGAGCAGAGGATTAAAACGATGCAGCAGCTTTCTGACTGAACGGAAAAATAACAATTTTGCCGCAGATTCAGAATCCCTGAGGTATGCCGCAGATGCAGCGGCAATTTCTGCAGAAAAGGCTCTGCTTCCCAAGAGAAGAAGATCCGGATGATGCAAGTGCCGATGTTTTACACATTCACTACAGGTGCAATTCCATGGGGCTCCTTCGGTAAGGCAAGAAAGGGTTCTCCCCAACTCCAGAGCGGTGGTTCCCTTTCCAGATGCTGGCGGGCCTTCGAATAAGATTGAAGGCGGTAATGAGCTATTTTGAAGATCTAGAATAAGTTGATGTACCGCAGGTTGACCAAGTACATTCTCAAACATGTTTTAAGCCCCC harbors:
- a CDS encoding DNA polymerase III domain-containing protein, producing the protein MFENVLGQPAVHQLILDLQNSSLPPSILFEGPPASGKGTTALELGRTLSCLTEGAPWNCTCSECVKHRHLHHPDLLLLGSRAFSAEIAAASAAYLRDSESAAKLLFFRSVRKLLHRFNPLLWEGEESRLTKLAPIITQCNEFIEELSSFQVDVQEREKLTATIVKNAFQLEREGISDTIPIFQIRRSAYWARLAPSGRRKLLVIENADRMQDAARNALLKILEEPPESCQIVMCTTKKSALLPTIRSRLRSYAFEQRNLQTELEIIRRVFKDTNNQEVTTTSSILETYLESFLPISSEHITRTAGLFMFALIQKARQARRVQHEEILVILQNFSHHLPGFEGIENASVRSILLILMKELDNFSMSLLFTDFLKEVAAFCSQLLMQYHTKPELTALISMWKDQIKEADNAVSTYNLSPLSSLERLFISMMEAI